Proteins encoded within one genomic window of Chitinophaga parva:
- a CDS encoding FecR domain-containing protein, translating into MTTATLKELLDKFKQDRISAEELELLQAAVATGAYRELVEADILEALRQAPVPSEWDRTEAEAVLQHILQTPPRRLRKGWYWAAAALTGACLLAGDWWLQGHKTPTTAQVVPAKPHAITPGTNRAMLTLADGSRIPLDSLHSGALGQQGNAIISNNGQGLTYHTTGSTEAVLYNTVATPRGGQYQLTLADGSKVWLNAASSIRFPTAFNGNERLVEISGEAYFQVAPKASQPFRVNIAGRPDLQVHVLGTSFNVMAYTDEKAITTTLESGAVQVQHNARTQVLQPGYNASVSSNADQITVAKADLDQALAWKDGKFRFRDTNIQTIMRQVARWYDVEVQYQGDVSNLAFSGLISRRQNAPELLRILEATHSVRFEIANNTITVIPVNAL; encoded by the coding sequence ATGACCACTGCCACTTTAAAGGAATTGCTCGACAAGTTTAAACAGGACCGGATCTCGGCGGAGGAGCTGGAGCTACTGCAAGCCGCAGTAGCTACCGGCGCCTACCGGGAGCTGGTGGAGGCCGACATCCTGGAGGCCCTGCGCCAGGCGCCGGTGCCCTCCGAGTGGGACAGGACGGAGGCCGAGGCCGTGCTGCAGCATATCCTGCAAACGCCTCCCCGGCGCCTGCGTAAGGGCTGGTACTGGGCCGCAGCGGCACTCACGGGCGCCTGCCTGCTGGCAGGAGACTGGTGGCTCCAGGGGCATAAAACGCCTACCACTGCCCAGGTGGTACCTGCAAAGCCCCACGCCATCACCCCCGGGACTAACCGGGCCATGCTAACCCTGGCAGATGGCAGCCGCATTCCGCTGGACAGCTTGCACAGCGGGGCTTTGGGACAGCAGGGCAATGCCATCATCAGTAATAACGGGCAGGGACTTACCTACCATACAACCGGAAGCACCGAGGCAGTGTTATACAATACGGTGGCCACCCCCCGGGGCGGCCAATACCAGCTTACCCTGGCAGACGGCAGCAAAGTGTGGCTCAATGCCGCCAGCAGCATCCGTTTCCCCACGGCCTTCAACGGCAATGAACGCCTGGTGGAGATCAGCGGGGAAGCTTACTTCCAGGTGGCCCCCAAGGCCAGCCAGCCTTTCCGCGTAAACATTGCCGGCAGGCCAGACCTGCAGGTGCATGTGCTGGGCACCAGCTTCAATGTAATGGCTTACACGGATGAAAAAGCCATCACTACCACCCTGGAATCGGGCGCGGTACAGGTGCAGCATAATGCCCGCACCCAGGTACTGCAACCTGGCTACAACGCCAGTGTAAGCTCCAATGCGGACCAGATCACAGTGGCAAAGGCAGACCTGGACCAGGCCCTGGCCTGGAAAGATGGGAAGTTCCGCTTCCGCGACACCAACATACAGACCATCATGCGCCAGGTGGCACGCTGGTACGATGTGGAAGTGCAATACCAGGGCGACGTTTCCAACCTGGCTTTCTCCGGGCTGATCTCCCGGCGCCAGAACGCACCGGAACTGTTGCGCATCCTGGAAGCCACGCACAGCGTACGTTTTGAGATTGCCAATAACACCATTACCGTAATACCGGTAAACGCACTATAA
- a CDS encoding RNA polymerase sigma factor: protein MSLADEHYLLKQVATGDAEAYTRLFHHYGPHVHAVALMYVKDASLAREIVQEVFLKIWLRKEEMETVLRFDDYLFILTRNHIYDSFKKKLVRLKAQDLLLQQQPAASNDTDQRLLRHEYEKLLDTAISQLPPARKKVYQERAQGYSNEEISQRLNISIHTVKKQWQLAAHFVRAFVKAQMLPAVMVMVHFFLK, encoded by the coding sequence GTGTCACTAGCAGACGAGCATTACTTGCTGAAGCAGGTAGCCACCGGCGACGCGGAGGCTTACACCCGGCTTTTCCATCATTACGGCCCGCATGTACATGCCGTGGCGCTGATGTATGTGAAAGACGCAAGCCTGGCGCGGGAGATCGTGCAGGAGGTGTTCCTGAAGATCTGGCTGCGCAAGGAAGAAATGGAAACCGTGCTCCGTTTTGACGATTATCTTTTTATACTAACCCGTAATCACATTTACGACAGCTTTAAAAAAAAGCTGGTCCGCCTGAAGGCCCAGGACCTGCTCCTGCAGCAACAACCGGCTGCCAGCAACGATACTGACCAGCGCCTGCTCCGCCACGAATACGAAAAACTCCTGGACACCGCCATTTCCCAACTCCCCCCCGCCCGCAAGAAGGTTTACCAGGAACGCGCCCAGGGTTACAGCAACGAAGAGATCTCCCAACGCCTGAATATTTCCATCCACACCGTAAAAAAACAATGGCAACTGGCCGCGCATTTTGTGCGTGCATTTGTGAAAGCGCAGATGCTGCCGGCGGTAATGGTAATGGTGCACTTTTTTTTGAAGTAG